The sequence gcccgcgtactagttgtcgactcccctttcacgtgcctgctctgctcacaacacaacgccccgcactgctcccggaaagaggaagcaagcaacaatgaactggatttcaaaataaagtcgcatctGTCAGAGGTAAAAAatgggcgatatagatcgatgtttacgttaagcatcgatgccaacaaatcgtagagcattatatcgattaatcgatgtgtatcgatgaatcgttacaccccatatatatatatatatatatatatatatatatatatatatacacacacatatacagtgatccctccctactttgcgtttcgtttatcgcggcttcactgcattgcagattttttttccagattaaaaaaatatttaaaagtcaaaataaaacttctaaattaaggaaacgtgtctaaccctTAGggcaatgtagtattgctccaaatgttcgtttacattcctttagaagtccgttttcgcgtgttaacacgatcgcaaattagcatctttccgctaactcgttagcctgcccagtacttcttgttggtgaccgtacttcgcggatctCACTTATCGCgtgtggtttttggaaccaattatccgcgataaacgagggattactgtatgtaAATTTATTGGCGGAAGGGCGACTCTTGTGGGTCGGTCCTCGCCTGCCCGTCTCCATTAAGAAAAGGGGGCCTCGCCCGCTCTTCTGTGTGTTGCAGGCAAAGAGTATGTGGGGATTGTTCGGCTGCACAATGCCATCGAAAGCGAGCACACGCTGGCCAGAGTAAGTCGTGCTTTGCCACTTGACCGGGACGCACATGACCAGGCCCTGGCTGCTATCAAATAGTCACTTTGTTTTAGTCTGGTGTGATTTCAAATCAGATTTTTGACTTTCTATTTTCCTAAGATCATTGCTTGTGGAAAAAGTAAATTGCAAAATTATCCCTTGCATTGATTCCGTTGAGAAGTCACTCCAGGGTTGGACCAAGTGGCTAATTGTCGATGTCATAAAGTTTCTCTGCCTTTGGGGCTAGTCGTATGACGCACCGCTGGCTGTTTCCAGGCCTTAGAGACGCTGACGGGGGCGCTTTTCCAGCGGCCGCCGCTCATTGCCGCTGTCAAACGCCAGCTGCGAGTGCGGACCATCTATGAGAGTAAACTGGTGGAGTACGATGCCGACAGGAGGCTCGGTGAGCGGCGGGCGGGATGGAGTGCGTCGCCTGCTTGAAGCCCGCTTGACATTGGCGCCAACAATTTTTAAGGAATCTTCTGGGTGAGCTGTGAAGCAGGCACGTACATCAGGACGCTGTGTGTCCACCTGGGCCTGCTGCTGGGGGTCGGCGGCCAGATGCAAGAGCTCCGCAGGGTCCGCTCCGGAGTCATGGGAGAGAAGGTGGGTGCCGCCGTAAAGCCAAAGGCGTCAGGGACCATGTTTGTCAGAGTCATCGCAACTGGCtaagccaggggtgtcaaactcctttccgcgggggccgaatccctacatgttttccaagtttcccttgttaaacacacctggtTCAAATGACCAGTTCgtcctcactttcagcaggagcctgattaattgaatcaggtgtgtttaacgagggaaacttggaaaacatgtagtgTTGATCAGGCCGAGCTGAAAACAAAAAGATGTGCTCGTCCGAAAAGGGGCGTCGACATCTTGCTTGAAGTGTGCGCGTTGCCCCAAAGTGTTGAGTTGCGGCCGACTGGCAATGTCGCATCGCTAATGAAACTTTGGCAAAGCAAAAGTGCAGCTGAGATTTTCTTATGTCTCAACTGCCGACACAGGCACATCCGCTCATTTTCTTCTCTACGTTTCTTGGCCATGAAGTGCTGACTTCTCTCCAACCCCCTACCCCACCCCCCCTACTCAGGAAAACCTGGTGACCATGCACGACATCCTGGACGCCCAGTGGCAGTTTGACCACAATAAAGACGAGGTGTACCTCCGGCGCGTCATCTTCCCTCTGGAGAAACTTCTGGTGTCGCACAAACGCTTGGTGATGAAGGACAGCGCGGTGAGTCTCCGTCTCCTCACGTGTCctgggccggccgaccgcatcTGACGTGAGCGCCGCTCTCTAGGTCAACGCCATCTGCTACGGTGCCAAGATCATGTTGCCGGGTGTGCTGCGCTACGAGGATGGCATTGAGGTCAACCAGGACATCGTGGTCATCACCACTAAGGGAGAGGCCATCTGCACGGGTATGCAAGCGTGTTCATGCGTACATGTGTGCGTAGCCACATGATGACTTATGTAGATCCAGGAGCCCTCGGGCTGTGCTGACCTCCCATCTACCACCCTTGTCTGATGGCTCAAATTTGCTCAACCAAAAGAAAAACTCCTTTCATGCCCAAATGATATTTAATATCAAATCTTTGATTGTCGTCTGTCTTTGTTGCGCTAGCTGTGGCCCTGATGACGACGGCGGTCATTTCCACCTGCGACCACGGCGTGGTGGCCAAAATCAAGCGAGTCATCATGGAGCGAGACACTTACCCCCGCAAGTGGGGGCTCGGCCCCAAGGTAGCCCGCTGATGATGCAATGTGATTCATTCTCGGGATCCAACACTTGACTTGTGCTCGTTTTGCTCCACCAGGCGAGTCAGAAGAAGATGATGATCCAGAAAGGTCTTCTGGACAAACATGGAAAGCCCAACGGAAGCACGCCCGACGCCTGGAAGACTGACTATGTGGACTACTGGTGAAGTCCccgcttttttctttgtttttcggTTTTAGTCAATTTAACTGAAGACCAAAGTTAAGCTTGGTTCTCTCGTGGGTTGCGTCACCGTAGAAGGTTATCTCTGGCTGAGGTGTGCCATACTCTTCCAGGGAGTCGCACTGCTCGAGCGTTTCTCCGGGTGGCTTCTTTGCCTGACAAACGGGTCTGAGCGCTGTTCTGAGTATACCTCGGCTGACAACTGAGATTTTATAACAAGAAATTAAGCTttaataaatcattttaaagaaattaattctgtatttacaaaggcaaaTGGTGTCAAAGGTTCCTAGTAGGGGtttaaatcgcgggttttgtcacgatacgatatcatatcaatacaaagaactacaatacgatatttgccaatatcttaaagcctgctgcgattcattcacgatagtgctctacgatcgatttttttttttttttttttaaaataaaaaatatagaacaatatcctgatttataacaattcatacgcaaaaccaacaaggtactgcaaactatttaggaaattacaagagtattgtagaatacaaagtgcttattttaacactgaactttgatgtcgtgttttttctttaaatgtgcggcaagatttgtggtccctgaatatttgatcaccgcatggcaggatttacaaactgcacgcatcttgtccgttgagccatcttttctttggaatccaaagtgcttccgaacgaatgacttgaagcctaaaggggagcaaatttcctcgtctttttggacactagccatagcaccagcccaggagccgcggactagttgtcccctcccctttcacgcgcgtgctctgctcacaacacaacaacgccggaaagaggaagcaagcaacaatgaactggatttcaaaataaagtcgcgtctaatgtccgaggtcaaacacggcgatataaatcgatgtttacctttagcatcgataccaataaatcgtagagattatatcgattaatcgttacATCCCTAGTTCCTAGTCATTGTGAAATTGAAAATGCAGTGGCAATTAAGTTaatcactttttttgttttttttaaaagcagacTTTCGCATCTTGTTATATTTTGAAGAAAATATTTTGACCAGAGATGTTCCGCATCTTTAACCTTTGTCTGTTTTTACCCTACTGTAGCGTCACTGCCAAGGAGTCGGACGTGTCAAGCAAGGTAAAGTCCTCAGGTTGGCCATCAGCTTCCCGACCTGCTGGAGGCGCTCTCCTCGCTCACCTTTTTTTCCTCTGCACAGAGGAAGAGGGAGGGAACTGACAGCGAAGCGGAACCCGCGCCAGTCAGTGAGGAGACGCccaaagagaagaagaagaagaaaagagagaagcGCGCCACAATGGAGGCCACTGAAGCGCAGAACGAAACGGCGGACATTGAGCCCAAAATTGAGGTTAGTTCACGACTAGGTTTGTGTTGTTGGAACAGCGTGTGAATTTTGGTGTGGTGTGGCTCATTTCTATCTATTCTTTGCATCAAATAATGATTGTTTGTCTTAAGGTTtaacaaactttttttctgtGTTTGCAGCTTGAAAGtggcaagaaaaagaaaaagaagaaagtcaGAGAGGAAGCTTCTTAGTGATGATTGTGACTATTGCCCAGTGTCTGagactcagtttttttttatacatacacACCCTTTTGTTTAACTTGTAAATAATGTCTTTGATAAGTGCACACGTTTGTGACATTTTAGATTAATCTAAAATGAAAGGTTGATGCCATGTATCAAAAGTtgccatgaataaaaaaaatgtttttgccttCATTGACTTTAGTGAATTCAAAGCACCAGAATTGACAAAAACTTGGTTTTCCAAGTAGCAGTTGCTTCTCCGAACAATCCCGCTCAAGTCACGCGTTTGTTGACCTCTCAGAAGTTGGTAAATGACATCTCGTCCACCTGAAACGTAGTACACTCATCTCCCCTCTTTCCGGCGCTGTAAATACCACAAAATTATTGTTCACGTGATACCTACACCCTGGTTCAAACATCGCATTTAAAACAACTGACCTGATGTGCTCAAAACCAAGATCCTTGTTGACTTTATGCAGTAAGCATGCGTAGAACTTGCAAATACAAGAATAAGTCCAAAATGTGGTTAGTGGCAATTGCGCCGATCCAGATATGCCCCCAGACTGGAACAGTTTCTGGCATAGCTTTATTTCTTAATCGACGCTCTGTCTTTAACTGCTAATATATCCACTTAACTCATCTCGGTCATGTATTATGTTAAACTTGTCTTGCAAACCAACAGCGCTGAAATAACCTAgtccagtgtttcccaaccttttttcattcacggcacaccttttcattggaaaaatctCGTGGCACAccgccaacaaa is a genomic window of Syngnathus typhle isolate RoL2023-S1 ecotype Sweden linkage group LG16, RoL_Styp_1.0, whole genome shotgun sequence containing:
- the dkc1 gene encoding H/ACA ribonucleoprotein complex subunit DKC1 — translated: MADTDVKKKKKAKKTAEDVGEIQQQGDFLIQPESKVPTLDTSQWPLLLKNFDKLNVRTAHYTPLPNGSNPLKRNIQDYIKSGFINLDKPANPSSHEVVAWIRRILRVEKTGHSGTLDPKVTGCLIVCVDRATRLVKSQQSAGKEYVGIVRLHNAIESEHTLARALETLTGALFQRPPLIAAVKRQLRVRTIYESKLVEYDADRRLGIFWVSCEAGTYIRTLCVHLGLLLGVGGQMQELRRVRSGVMGEKENLVTMHDILDAQWQFDHNKDEVYLRRVIFPLEKLLVSHKRLVMKDSAVNAICYGAKIMLPGVLRYEDGIEVNQDIVVITTKGEAICTAVALMTTAVISTCDHGVVAKIKRVIMERDTYPRKWGLGPKASQKKMMIQKGLLDKHGKPNGSTPDAWKTDYVDYCVTAKESDVSSKRKREGTDSEAEPAPVSEETPKEKKKKKREKRATMEATEAQNETADIEPKIELESGKKKKKKKVREEAS